The genomic segment TTCTTCTACGCCACCCCGCTCGCGCCGTTCCTGGTTCTCGGGCTGACGCTGGTGCTCGGGCAGGTCCTGGGGGCGCGCGGCAACTCCGAACGCCGGGGCACCGGGCTGCTCGCGGTGTCGCTGTACGTGGGGCTCGTCGTGGCGAACTTCGTGTGGTTGTGGCCGATCCTCGTCGGCGAGCCCATCACCTACGACCGCTGGCAGGCGGAGCTGTGGCTGCCGTCGTGGCGCTGACGGGGTGACCGGACCGCTGACCCGCAGGGCCAGGGCAGGGCGGTGGCGCGCTGCGGCGGCCGGGAACGGTGCGCCGCCGCGCCTCACCTCACTGCTGACGCGGCACGAGCTTCGTCACGGGGCCGTCGGTGGACGTACCCGCCCGCGACAACCAGCCCTCCACCTCGCGGTACACGACGTTGAGCGTCGGCCGGTTGCGGGGTTGCTGGTCCAGCGACGCGGCCAGCAGCCGGGCGTGCACGCTCTGCCGCGGCAGGTGTGTGGGCGCCTCGGCCCGTGCAGCGGCCATGAGCGCCGCCATCGGAGTCTCACGGGTGCCGCGGGGTGGCTGGCCCGTCAGCGCGTAGCTCACGGTGGCCGCGAGCTGCCACGCGTCGGAGGCCGGGCTCGCGGGTGCGCCCGCGGCCGCCTCGGGGGCGACGTAGTCGGGGGTGCCGACCATCATGCCGGTGGCCGTCAGCTTCGAGTCGCCACGACTGCGGGCGATGCCGAAGTCGATGAGGTGGGCCACGCCCATCGGGTCGATGATGATGTTGGACGGCTTGATGTCCCGGTGGAGCACGCCCTTGCTGTGTGCGGCCGCCAACGCGCTGGCCATCGTGGCCCACAGCCGTCCCGCGGCGACGTCGTCCAACGGACCGCCGTTGTCGACGACCTCGGCGAGCGGCTGGCCTTCGAGGTACTCCATGACGAGCGCGAGCCCGTCGGGCTCCTCCACCAGGTCGTACACCCGCACACAGTTGGGATGGCTGAGCGCCGCGAGCGCCCGCGCCTCGCGCTGCATGCGCTCCTCGGTGTCGCGGTCGGGCGCGTGGGCGATCTTCATGGCGACCGTGCGGCCGAGTTGCGTGTCGATGGCCTGCCAGACGGTGCCGAAGCCACCATGGCCCAGCCGCTTGACCCGGCGGAACCGCGAGCTGCCGGTCGGCGCGCTGCCCGGGACGACGGGCACCGGGCCCGGGGCGGCGGCGAGCTCGGCCGGGGGCTCGGACGCGGCCACGGTCGGCTCCGGCGCGGGCGCGACCGAGGTCGGTGCGTACTGCTTGGCCGGTGGGGGCGGTGCCGGTGGCGGGGACTCCTGTTCCCGCGGGTTGAGGTGGACCGGCTGCTGCGGCTGCTCCGCGGCCTTCGGCTCGGGCCGCCGGTCGGAGTTCTCGATCGTCGACCAGCTGGGCGGGCCCACCAGCGACACCGGGATGACGCCGAGGATGGCGACGGGCAGGAACCCGAGCCACACGTGCACGGCGACGTTCACCTCGACGCCCGCGCTGACGATCACAAAGACGACGAACGGCACCCACAGCAACCTGCCGGGCCACTTCGGCCCCCGCCGCAGGGCGATGCGGCCCAGCAGCATGATCGCCAGCAGGATCAGCACCGGCAACCCGACGAGGGTGACGAGGTAGAACCCGTAGGTCAGAACGTTGTCCGACGGATAGAACAGCGTCTCGTAGACGTTGCGCTTCCCGCCCAGGTACTCGGTCTGCGGGCCGAGCCCGTAGTCCTGTTGCATCGCGGCGACCTCGGCGACCGACAACCCGGTGCTCTGCCCCGCGAAGGCCGCTCGGAAGACGCTGGAGACACCGGTGGTGAGGAACCACGGGATCAGCAACATGCCGACGACGCCGAGAACGCCCAGCGCGGCCAGGGCACCACCGTGGTAGCGGTTGCCGGTGAACTTGCGCATCAACGCGACGCCGACCGCCGTTCCCACCGGGAACAACCCGATCAACGCACCGGCCATGCTCGTGGCCCACGCCCAGTCGCCGGGCCAGAAACCCGGCTGGAACAGCTGATAGGCGAGCGAGAGCAGCGCGCTCGCGATCGATTCCACCCCTCGCTCCTTCGCCGCGTCGCCCGGCATCGTCCAAAGGCACAGTATGCCTGTGCCCACACCCGAGCTTACGGCGGGCGAGCCGGTACCCCACAGTCGACCGTCACCGAGTGGTACCGCCTCACGACACTACGAGCTGCCGTGCCGATCGCCGCTGTCACGGCCTGGTGTCCAGCGATCACCCGCCTTACGGTCGTCGCAGGAGTCCTCACGAGAGTCCCCACCCGCCCCTCAACGCCGAGGAGGAACCATGGGCACAGGCGCGTACCGCGAGCAGTACCGGCGCAGTCTGGACGACCCGGAGGCGTTCTGGCTGGACGCCGCACGAGCCGTCGACTGGGTCCGCCCTCCGACCGTCGCGCTGGACGACACCGCCGCGCCGTTGTACCGGTGGTTCCCTGACGGGCAGCTCAACACGGCGGCCAACGCCCTCGACCGGCACGTCGACGCGGGCCGGGGCGAGCAGGACGCGCTCGTGTGGGACTCACCGGTCACCGGCGGCTCCGCGCGCTACAGCTACCGACGGCTCCGTGACGAGGTGGCGACGCTGGCGGGCGCGCTGCGGTCACTGGGCGTGGCCAAGGGCGACCGCGTCGTGATCTACCTGCCGATGGTGCCCGAGGCCGTGGTGGCGATGCTCGCGTGCGCCCGGCTCGGCGCCGTGCACTCCGTGGTGTTCGGCGGCTTCGCCCCGAAGGAGCTGGCCGCGCGCATCGCCGACGCCGCGCCGAAGGTGGTGCTGACGGCATCGTGCGGGGTGGAGCCCACCCGCGTCGTGGAGTACGTGCCGATCGTGCGGGAGGCGCTGCAGCTGGTGCGCGACGAGGGCGCGACGGAGCCCGCACACGTCGTCGTCCTGCAACGCGACACCGCCCGGGCCGAGCTTCGGGACGGCGAGCTCGACTGGAACGAGGTGGTGGCCTCGGCCGCGCCGGCCGACCCGGTGCCGGTGGCGGCCACCGACCCGCTCTACGTGCTGTACACCTCGGGCACGACCGGGAAGCCGAAGGGCGTGGTGCGCGACAACGGTGGTCACGCGGTGGCGCTGGCCTGGTCGATGTCCGCCGTGTACGGCATCGGCCCGGGCGACGTGTGGTGGACGGCCTCCGACGTCGGCTGGGTGGTCGGCCACTCCTACATCGTGTACGCACCCCTGCTCGTGGGTGCGACCACGGTGCTCTACGAGGGCAAGCCGGTGGGCACCCCGGACGCGGGCGCGTTCTGGCGTGTCGCGTCGCAGTACGGCGTACACGCACTGTTCACGGCGCCCACCGCATTGCGTGCGATCAAGCGGGTGGACCCGGACGGCGCGGAGATCGGCCGGTACGACCTCGGCGCCCTGCGCACCCTGTTCCTCGCCGGGGAACGGCTGGACCCGCAGACGTACCACTGGGCGAGCGAGCGGTTGGGCATCCCGGTCGTCGACCACTGGTGGCAGACCGAGACGGGCTGGCCCATCGCGGCCAACCCGCGGGGCCTGGAAGCACTGCCCGTCAAGCCGGGCTCCGCGACCGTGCCCATGCCGGGCTGGGACGTGCGGGTGCTCGACCAGGCGGGCCGCGAGCAGCCCGCGGGCCGGGAAGGCGCGATCGCCGTGCGGCTGCCCCTGCCGCCGGGCTCGCTGCCCACGCTCTGGGGCGACGACGAGCGCTTCGTCGCCTCCTACCTGTCGCGGTATCCGGGCTACTACCTCAGCGGTGACTCCGGTTACGTCGACTCCGACGGCTACCTCTTCGTGATGGGCCGCACCGACGACGTGATCAACGTGGCGGGACACCGCCTGTCGACCGGCGCGATGGAGGCCGTGCTGGCGGCACACCCGGCCGTGGCGGAGTGCGCGGTGATCGGCGTGGCCGACCCCCTCAAGGGACAACTTCCCCGCGGGTTCGTGGTGCTCAAGGCGGGCGCCGACATCTCGGAGGAGCAGCTCGCGAAGGAGCTCGTCGCGGCGGTGCGGGCCGAGATCGGCCCCGTGGCTGGGTTCCGCGACGTCGCCGTGGTGGACGCCCTGCCGAAGACCCGCTCGGGGAAGATCCTGCGTGCCACCATGCGGGGCATCGCCGACGGTCGCGAGGTGACGGTGCCGTCCACCATCGAGGACCCGACGGTGCTCGACCGGCTCCGGAGCGCGTTGCGCCCGCCGAGCTGAGCGACATCGGCGCCCCGCTCACCCGATCGGTGGTTGTCTGGACCAATCCTGGCGTCTGAGCCTGGGAGCACGCTCACATTTCGGAGGTGCTCGTGCGCAGACGCAGAACGAGAGCGGCCCTCGGTGCCACCGACCTTCCCGGCGAGCGTCCCTCGACGGTCGGCGGGCTCGCAGGGCGGCGCCGAGCACGTCGCTAGGATGGCGACATGTCAGAACCCGCAGGCAAGGTCGCCTTGACCGGCATCAAACCAACCGGAGAAGTCCACCTGGGCAACCTCGTGGGTGCGATTCGTCCGGCGCTGCGGTTGGCCGAGCAGTACGACTCGCTCTACTTCATCGCCGACTACCACGCGCTGACGACCATCCGCGACGCCGAGCTGCTCAGGCACTACTCGCGTTCGGTGGCCGCCTCCTGGCTTGCCGCGGGGCTCGATCCGGAGCGGACGACGTTCTACGTCCAGTCGGACGTTCCCGAGATCTTCGAACTGAGCTGGGTGCTCTCGTGCGTCACCGGCAAGGGCCTCATGAACCGGGCCCACGCCTACAAGGCCGCGCGCGACCGGAACGTCGAGACGGGCGAGGAGCCCGACGCCGGCGTCAACATGGGGCTGTACAACTACCCGGTCCTCATGGCCGCCGACATTTTGATCATGGAGACCGACGTGGTGCCGGTCGGCAAGGACCAGGCACAGCACGTCGAGTACGCGGCCGACATCGCGGGCAGCTTCAACCACCTCTTCGGCGACAGGTACACCTTCAAAATCCCGCAGGGATTCATCCCGGAGAGCGGCACCGGCGACGTGCTGCCGGGCCTCGACGGCCGGAAGATGAGCAAGTCGTACGACAACACGATTCCGCTGTTCCTGCCGGAGAACAAGCTCAAGAAGCTGGTGCGCCGCATCCCGACCGACAGCACTCCGGTGGAGGCGCCGAAGGACCCCGACAGCTCGGCGCCGTTCCAGATCCTGCGCCAGTTCGCCCCGGCCTCGGCCGCGGACGTCGTCGCCGACACCCGCAAGCGCCTCGAAGCGGGCGGCATGGGCTGGGGCGAGCTGAAGAACGTGCTGTTCGAGGTGCTGAACGACGAGCTCGCCCCGATGCGGGAGCGCTACAACGCCTACATGGAGCCGGGAAGCGAGCTGGACGACGTGCTGGCACGCGGCGCCGAGCGGGCGCGGGAGCGGGCGAGCCGCGTGCTGTCCGGGGTGCGCAAGGCCGTAGGCGCCCGATGACCGCCTCGCGGCCGTGACGCCGCTTCAGCCACACGATCCTCGGCACGTCGGCCCGTACCGCACGCTCGCCGCGCTGGGCGGCGGCGGTATGGGCCGCGTGCTGCTCGCGGCGGGCCCCGACGGCCGTCCCGCCGCCGTCAAGCTCGTGCACGACTCGCTCGCGCGCAAGGCCGTGTTCCGCGAACGGTTCCGTCGCGAGATCGCCGCGTGCCGGCTCGTGTCCGGCGCCTACACCGCCCCCGTCCTGGGTGCCGACCCCGACGCGCCGACGCCGTGGCTGGCGACCCTGTACGTCCCGGGGCCGTCGCTGCAGCAGGTCGTGACCGACGGCGGGCCCCTCCCCGCGGCCTCGGTACACCGCCTCGCCGTGGGGCTCGCCACCGCCCTGGCCGACATCCACCGAGCCGGGCTCGTGCACCGGGACCTGA from the Saccharomonospora azurea NA-128 genome contains:
- a CDS encoding tryptophan--tRNA ligase, which produces MSEPAGKVALTGIKPTGEVHLGNLVGAIRPALRLAEQYDSLYFIADYHALTTIRDAELLRHYSRSVAASWLAAGLDPERTTFYVQSDVPEIFELSWVLSCVTGKGLMNRAHAYKAARDRNVETGEEPDAGVNMGLYNYPVLMAADILIMETDVVPVGKDQAQHVEYAADIAGSFNHLFGDRYTFKIPQGFIPESGTGDVLPGLDGRKMSKSYDNTIPLFLPENKLKKLVRRIPTDSTPVEAPKDPDSSAPFQILRQFAPASAADVVADTRKRLEAGGMGWGELKNVLFEVLNDELAPMRERYNAYMEPGSELDDVLARGAERARERASRVLSGVRKAVGAR
- a CDS encoding serine/threonine-protein kinase, yielding MESIASALLSLAYQLFQPGFWPGDWAWATSMAGALIGLFPVGTAVGVALMRKFTGNRYHGGALAALGVLGVVGMLLIPWFLTTGVSSVFRAAFAGQSTGLSVAEVAAMQQDYGLGPQTEYLGGKRNVYETLFYPSDNVLTYGFYLVTLVGLPVLILLAIMLLGRIALRRGPKWPGRLLWVPFVVFVIVSAGVEVNVAVHVWLGFLPVAILGVIPVSLVGPPSWSTIENSDRRPEPKAAEQPQQPVHLNPREQESPPPAPPPPAKQYAPTSVAPAPEPTVAASEPPAELAAAPGPVPVVPGSAPTGSSRFRRVKRLGHGGFGTVWQAIDTQLGRTVAMKIAHAPDRDTEERMQREARALAALSHPNCVRVYDLVEEPDGLALVMEYLEGQPLAEVVDNGGPLDDVAAGRLWATMASALAAAHSKGVLHRDIKPSNIIIDPMGVAHLIDFGIARSRGDSKLTATGMMVGTPDYVAPEAAAGAPASPASDAWQLAATVSYALTGQPPRGTRETPMAALMAAARAEAPTHLPRQSVHARLLAASLDQQPRNRPTLNVVYREVEGWLSRAGTSTDGPVTKLVPRQQ
- a CDS encoding propionyl-CoA synthetase, producing MGTGAYREQYRRSLDDPEAFWLDAARAVDWVRPPTVALDDTAAPLYRWFPDGQLNTAANALDRHVDAGRGEQDALVWDSPVTGGSARYSYRRLRDEVATLAGALRSLGVAKGDRVVIYLPMVPEAVVAMLACARLGAVHSVVFGGFAPKELAARIADAAPKVVLTASCGVEPTRVVEYVPIVREALQLVRDEGATEPAHVVVLQRDTARAELRDGELDWNEVVASAAPADPVPVAATDPLYVLYTSGTTGKPKGVVRDNGGHAVALAWSMSAVYGIGPGDVWWTASDVGWVVGHSYIVYAPLLVGATTVLYEGKPVGTPDAGAFWRVASQYGVHALFTAPTALRAIKRVDPDGAEIGRYDLGALRTLFLAGERLDPQTYHWASERLGIPVVDHWWQTETGWPIAANPRGLEALPVKPGSATVPMPGWDVRVLDQAGREQPAGREGAIAVRLPLPPGSLPTLWGDDERFVASYLSRYPGYYLSGDSGYVDSDGYLFVMGRTDDVINVAGHRLSTGAMEAVLAAHPAVAECAVIGVADPLKGQLPRGFVVLKAGADISEEQLAKELVAAVRAEIGPVAGFRDVAVVDALPKTRSGKILRATMRGIADGREVTVPSTIEDPTVLDRLRSALRPPS